In Salinisphaera sp. LB1, one genomic interval encodes:
- a CDS encoding sodium:proton antiporter — protein sequence MRTESVVLLMFLIASGVAIAARRLNIPYTVALVPVGLLLGALHLFNAPALTREMLFLIFLPGLVFEAAFHIHFENLWRDRLAVLALAIPGVLLAIALTAALLVFAGALTSYLPHVGWALALLFGAAIAATDPISVVALFRELGAPARLTLLVEGESLLNDGTSIVFFSLILAVLMGQVPSGGALVVDFAREVGGGVVVGLAIGLAASQVVRYVDAAMVEVMLMTVAAYGSFLAADQLGVSGVISTVAAGLVCGNYGARRGMSPTTYIAVRTFWDYLGFALNSLIFLFMGFAIHLRTLLEIWPIIVVAYLAVTLARGLVIFGISGVLAMTRARIPRAWTLVLTWGGLRGALSMVLVLSLPDTLPLRNLIVNMVFGVVLVSILVQGLTMTPLTRRLGVVSGHGALRDYELARARRHLADEVLAEISGLQHGRLLEPEALDAVKAEYEQRASEAGAQMTQAELDREHLLRQETVGVRRRLLLFERQRLREARDRDLVGEEAYNQLLADVDARLLACDNGHVSEPAS from the coding sequence ATGCGCACCGAGTCCGTCGTTTTGTTGATGTTTCTGATCGCGTCCGGGGTTGCGATTGCGGCGCGGCGTCTGAATATCCCGTACACCGTCGCGCTGGTGCCTGTCGGCCTGCTGCTGGGGGCCTTGCATCTGTTCAACGCGCCCGCGCTCACGCGGGAGATGCTGTTCCTGATCTTTCTGCCGGGCCTGGTGTTCGAGGCCGCGTTCCATATCCATTTCGAAAATCTTTGGCGCGATCGCCTGGCGGTTCTCGCGCTGGCGATTCCCGGGGTGCTGCTGGCCATTGCCCTGACCGCGGCGCTACTTGTTTTCGCCGGCGCGCTGACGTCGTATCTGCCCCATGTGGGATGGGCGCTGGCGCTGCTTTTCGGGGCCGCAATCGCGGCCACCGATCCCATCTCCGTGGTGGCCCTGTTCCGTGAACTGGGCGCGCCGGCCCGGCTGACGTTGCTGGTGGAAGGCGAAAGCCTGCTCAACGACGGCACGTCCATCGTCTTTTTCTCGCTGATACTCGCGGTGCTGATGGGGCAGGTTCCCTCCGGCGGCGCCCTGGTGGTCGACTTCGCGCGCGAAGTCGGTGGCGGCGTCGTCGTGGGGTTGGCTATCGGTCTGGCGGCGTCGCAGGTGGTTCGCTATGTGGACGCCGCGATGGTGGAAGTCATGTTGATGACCGTCGCCGCGTACGGCTCCTTCCTGGCCGCCGATCAACTCGGGGTATCGGGCGTGATCAGCACCGTGGCGGCCGGCCTGGTCTGCGGCAACTACGGTGCGCGCCGGGGCATGTCGCCCACGACCTATATCGCGGTCCGCACGTTCTGGGATTACCTCGGGTTCGCGCTGAACTCACTCATCTTTCTGTTCATGGGGTTCGCGATCCATCTGCGGACGCTTCTGGAGATCTGGCCGATCATCGTAGTGGCCTATCTCGCGGTCACACTGGCCCGCGGTCTGGTGATTTTCGGTATATCCGGCGTGCTGGCGATGACCCGGGCGCGTATCCCGCGGGCCTGGACGCTGGTGCTCACCTGGGGCGGGCTGCGCGGCGCGTTGTCGATGGTGTTGGTCCTGAGCCTTCCGGACACGCTGCCGCTACGCAATCTCATCGTCAATATGGTCTTCGGCGTGGTGCTGGTCTCGATCCTCGTGCAGGGCCTGACGATGACCCCGCTCACGCGCCGGCTCGGCGTGGTCAGCGGTCACGGCGCGCTCCGCGACTACGAACTCGCACGCGCGCGCCGCCACCTGGCCGACGAGGTGCTTGCCGAGATCAGCGGCTTGCAGCACGGCCGACTCCTCGAACCGGAGGCGCTGGATGCCGTGAAAGCCGAATACGAGCAGCGCGCCAGCGAAGCCGGAGCGCAGATGACCCAGGCCGAACTCGACCGCGAACATCTGTTGCGTCAGGAGACCGTCGGTGTCCGGCGGCGGTTGCTGTTATTCGAGCGCCAACGCCTGCGCGAGGCACGAGACCGCGATCTGGTGGGCGAGGAGGCCTACAATCAGTTGCTCGCCGATGTCGATGCCCGCCTGCTGGCCTGCGACAACGGCCACGTCAGCGAGCCGGCCAGCTGA
- a CDS encoding 23S rRNA (adenine(2030)-N(6))-methyltransferase RlmJ, whose product MLSYQHAYHAGNFADVHKHLALYTLLRSLQRKESAITLVDTHAGRGLYPLADKAMQKNGEYRNGVARLWAQRDAIAVDSPLGDWIGRLATLQGGAVLRRYPGSPWWFADLQRKQDQLSLFELHPAEHQALEAEALSAGKRQQRLHADGLEGLRKMLPVNTPRLCVLIDPSYELKNEYQDVAKALRHIVRKARHAVVVIWYPLLGARRHERLLASLRQSGIPKLWQSELRLGTPAAEYGMHGSGLVLLNPPWQLDQRLDDTFKTVAKLLGEGASHRSAWLTGQGT is encoded by the coding sequence ATGCTCTCTTACCAACACGCCTATCACGCCGGCAATTTCGCCGACGTACACAAGCACCTGGCCCTGTACACGTTGCTCCGGTCGCTGCAGCGCAAGGAGTCGGCCATCACGCTGGTCGACACCCACGCCGGCCGGGGGCTGTATCCATTGGCCGACAAGGCCATGCAGAAAAACGGCGAATATCGCAACGGCGTGGCCCGCCTGTGGGCGCAGCGCGATGCTATTGCCGTGGATTCTCCGCTCGGCGACTGGATCGGGCGGCTCGCGACGTTGCAGGGTGGGGCCGTATTGCGTCGCTATCCGGGCTCGCCCTGGTGGTTTGCCGACCTGCAGCGAAAACAGGATCAGCTCTCCCTGTTCGAATTGCACCCGGCCGAGCACCAGGCGCTCGAGGCCGAAGCGCTGTCTGCGGGCAAGCGCCAGCAGCGTCTGCATGCCGACGGGCTCGAAGGGCTGCGCAAAATGCTGCCGGTGAACACGCCGCGCCTGTGCGTGCTGATCGATCCCAGCTACGAGCTCAAGAACGAATACCAGGACGTCGCCAAGGCGCTGCGCCATATCGTGCGCAAGGCGCGCCACGCGGTGGTCGTTATCTGGTATCCGTTACTGGGCGCCCGGCGCCACGAACGCCTGTTGGCGAGTCTGCGCCAATCCGGCATTCCCAAGCTCTGGCAAAGCGAGCTGCGGCTTGGCACTCCGGCCGCTGAATACGGCATGCATGGCAGCGGGCTCGTTCTGCTCAATCCGCCGTGGCAGCTCGATCAACGCCTGGACGATACGTTCAAGACGGTGGCGAAACTGCTCGGCGAGGGCGCCAGCCATCGCAGTGCCTGGCTGACCGGACAGGGGACATGA